A portion of the Hymenobacter gelipurpurascens genome contains these proteins:
- the lptB gene encoding LPS export ABC transporter ATP-binding protein, whose protein sequence is MILRAEHLVKKYKSRTVVNDMSLQVEQGEIVGLLGPNGAGKTTSFYMTVGMVKPNEGRIFLDDQEITHLPIYKRARLGIGYLAQEASVFRDLTVEENILSVLEMTNLSKTAQRDKTEELLNEFSLTHVRKNLGRVLSGGERRRTEIARALAVDPKFVLLDEPFAGVDPIAVEEIQGIVAKLKHKNIGILITDHNVNETLSIVDRAYLLFEGKLLKAGTAEELAEDEMVRRVYLGKHFELKRKV, encoded by the coding sequence ATGATTTTACGAGCCGAACACCTGGTTAAAAAGTACAAGTCGCGCACGGTGGTGAACGATATGTCCCTGCAAGTAGAGCAGGGCGAAATCGTAGGCCTGTTGGGGCCGAACGGGGCCGGCAAAACCACCTCGTTCTATATGACGGTGGGCATGGTGAAGCCTAACGAGGGCCGCATTTTCCTGGATGATCAGGAAATTACCCACCTGCCTATCTACAAGCGCGCCCGCTTAGGCATCGGCTACCTGGCCCAGGAAGCCAGCGTGTTCCGGGACCTGACGGTGGAGGAGAATATCCTGTCGGTGCTGGAAATGACCAACCTCTCGAAAACCGCCCAGCGCGATAAAACCGAAGAGCTGCTCAATGAATTCAGCCTGACCCACGTGCGCAAAAACCTGGGCCGCGTGCTGAGCGGCGGCGAGCGGCGGCGCACCGAAATTGCGCGGGCTTTGGCCGTAGACCCCAAATTTGTGCTGCTGGATGAGCCGTTTGCGGGTGTTGACCCGATTGCCGTGGAAGAAATACAGGGCATCGTGGCCAAGCTCAAGCACAAGAACATCGGCATCCTCATCACCGACCACAACGTGAACGAAACGCTCAGCATCGTGGACAGGGCCTACCTGCTCTTCGAAGGCAAGCTACTGAAAGCCGGCACCGCCGAAGAACTGGCTGAAGATGAGATGGTGCGCCGCGTGTACCTGGGCAAGCACTTCGAGCTGAAGCGGAAAGTGTAG